From Balneolales bacterium ANBcel1:
GAGGTCGGCACCGCCTCCGAACCAGGCATCCCGGATATCGCCTCCCTCCTGGTCATACAGTTCAAAATAGCGGTAATTGGCATGAACAGTCGGTATCATGGGGCTTTCCGGGTGCAGAACCAGCGACAATCCACATGCGTAAAACCATCCACTGTCGACACCGAAACGTTTTCGAATCGGCTCGGGCAGTGCACCATGCACCGCCGACACGTTTACGCCTCCTTTTTCAAAAACACCGCCACGTTCAATGACGCGGGTTCTGCCGCCTCCGCCACCGGATCGAATCCATTTATCTTCACGGAACGTCTCCTTTCCGTCCGTTTCTTCCAGGGCCGCACAAATGCGATCCTGGGTATCATACAGCCAATTGGTGAATAACTCTTTAACAGACAATGCTGATACCCTGCCAGTTTCGGTGTTCAGAAAAAGGAAAAATCACTCCTGGTAATAACTTTTTACTGCTTCAACAAATGCCCTGGCGTTTTCAACCGGAATATTCGGGAGGATGCCGTGTCCCAGGTTGACAATATATCGGTCCTTGCCAAATCGGTCTATCATTAGTCTGACCTGTTTTCTGATTTCCGGGATCGGTGACAGCAACCTGCTGGGATCGAAATTTCCCTGCAACGTTATTGTACCTCCGGTCACTTTTCGGGCATACTCCGGACTGACGGACCAGTCGACCGAGATTGCGGCCGCATCTGTCTCTTCGGCCAGTTTGTCGAGGGCAAACCATGCTCCCTTGGCAAACAGTACCACCGGAGCTCCGGTCACCTCCTCGGAAATTCGTTTAAGATAGGGCATGCAGAGGAGATTAAAATCCTCGGGGCCGAGTAGTCCAGCCCAGCTGTCAAATACCTGAACGGCGTCGGCACCGGCACGAATCTGCTCATTCAGATAATCGATGATTACATCGGTTAGCAGCGATAACAAATATTCCGCCGCTTCAGGATATTTGAAGCAAAACTCTTTTGCCCTGGCAAAATCTTTGGATCCGCGTCCTTCCACCATGTAACAGAGAAGGGTCCATGGCGCACCTGAAAA
This genomic window contains:
- the hemE gene encoding uroporphyrinogen decarboxylase, whose product is MRQKPDNDLYLKALAGEPVPRPPVWMMRQAGRYLPSYLKLQEKYDFFTRCETPELVAEITCLPIDEIGPDAAILFSDILVVPRALGWHIEMKPGIGPVLDDPISHPDDALAVRSIDANDALSYVMKGIHATTDRLSGRVPLIGFSGAPWTLLCYMVEGRGSKDFARAKEFCFKYPEAAEYLLSLLTDVIIDYLNEQIRAGADAVQVFDSWAGLLGPEDFNLLCMPYLKRISEEVTGAPVVLFAKGAWFALDKLAEETDAAAISVDWSVSPEYARKVTGGTITLQGNFDPSRLLSPIPEIRKQVRLMIDRFGKDRYIVNLGHGILPNIPVENARAFVEAVKSYYQE